A part of Caviibacter abscessus genomic DNA contains:
- a CDS encoding ribose-phosphate diphosphokinase: MVNHEIRIFAGSSSMKLAEKIAKKLNINLGDRDIIHFADGETFARANVTVRGCKVFIIQSTSKPVNESLMELLVFIDSLKRASASEIVAVIPYYGYARQDRKANPREPITAKLVADLLTTAGATRVVTMDLHARQIQGFFNIPVDHMEALPIFAKYFLQNGFTSEDTVVVSPDIGGVKRARGLANWLHTPLAIIDKRRPKANVSEVMNLIGNVEGKKAILIDDIIDTAGTICNAAEALIKFGAKEVYACATHPVFSEPAIERLKNSAFNKVVVTDCIELEDEQQFDKLVTVSSSSMFAETINRIFNEEPISDLFALPHEIDEIK; the protein is encoded by the coding sequence ATGGTTAATCACGAAATTAGAATTTTTGCCGGATCTTCTAGTATGAAACTGGCGGAAAAAATTGCAAAAAAATTAAACATCAATCTTGGAGACAGAGATATTATTCATTTTGCGGATGGAGAAACTTTTGCAAGAGCTAATGTTACAGTTAGAGGTTGTAAAGTTTTCATAATCCAATCTACTTCTAAACCTGTTAATGAAAGTTTAATGGAATTATTAGTTTTTATTGATTCGCTAAAAAGAGCTTCTGCAAGCGAAATTGTTGCAGTTATACCATACTATGGATATGCAAGACAAGATAGAAAAGCAAATCCTAGAGAGCCAATTACAGCTAAATTAGTTGCTGACCTATTAACAACTGCCGGAGCAACAAGAGTTGTTACAATGGATTTACACGCTAGACAAATACAAGGATTTTTCAATATTCCTGTTGATCATATGGAAGCATTACCAATATTTGCAAAATATTTCTTACAAAATGGATTTACTTCAGAAGATACTGTTGTAGTTTCTCCTGATATAGGTGGAGTTAAAAGAGCTAGAGGACTTGCTAATTGGTTACATACACCACTTGCAATCATAGATAAAAGAAGACCAAAAGCAAACGTTTCTGAAGTTATGAATTTAATTGGAAATGTTGAAGGAAAAAAAGCAATTTTAATTGATGATATAATCGACACTGCCGGTACTATTTGTAATGCGGCTGAAGCATTAATTAAATTTGGTGCTAAAGAAGTTTACGCTTGTGCCACTCATCCTGTATTTTCAGAACCTGCTATTGAAAGATTAAAAAACTCTGCTTTCAATAAAGTTGTGGTTACCGATTGTATTGAACTTGAAGATGAACAACAATTTGATAAACTGGTTACAGTGTCAAGTAGTAGTATGTTTGCAGAAACAATAAATAGAATATTTAATGAAGAGCCTATAAGTGACCTTTTTGCATTACCACATGAAATAGATGAAATTAAGTAA
- a CDS encoding L-threonylcarbamoyladenylate synthase, with amino-acid sequence MKLSNSTTNFEKAYQILKDGHPIIFPTDTVYGLGALPNEKSIKKIYELKQRDAEKKIIALVSGIDMIHQIADDVDDVVVKKFMPGPLTIVFKAKNSMRDIVGDTIGVRIPNNELALELLKYVGGILMTTSANISGEPPATKLENISKNLLSNIKYTIVADSPLSGVPSTIVSYIDKKYTLLRKGEIPFNEIINLGGPILER; translated from the coding sequence ATGAAATTAAGTAATAGTACCACCAATTTTGAAAAAGCATACCAAATATTAAAGGACGGTCACCCTATAATATTTCCTACAGATACAGTCTATGGATTAGGAGCTTTACCAAATGAAAAATCTATAAAAAAAATTTATGAACTAAAACAAAGAGATGCTGAAAAAAAGATTATAGCTTTAGTTTCAGGAATTGATATGATACACCAAATAGCTGATGATGTTGATGATGTTGTTGTAAAAAAATTTATGCCTGGACCTTTAACTATAGTATTTAAAGCAAAAAATAGTATGCGTGATATTGTTGGAGATACAATAGGAGTTCGGATTCCAAATAATGAATTAGCTTTAGAATTACTAAAATATGTTGGTGGCATATTAATGACCACTAGTGCCAATATTTCAGGTGAACCTCCGGCTACTAAACTTGAAAATATCTCTAAAAATTTATTATCAAATATTAAATACACTATAGTTGCAGATAGTCCACTATCAGGTGTACCCTCAACAATAGTATCGTATATAGACAAAAAATATACCCTTTTAAGAAAGGGTGAAATTCCATTTAACGAAATTATTAATTTAGGAGGTCCTATTCTTGAAAGGTAA
- a CDS encoding viral A-type inclusion protein, whose product MKGKMINANKINDMEMFNIKNQAKVAMLLQKIGKGKRKVEISLSKNSQKYLDQMIDELKKQMNQYKAQMGNIFEFLDYLKKQVHVEKGQKREKQKKVLLSYEEQDYLVMQAKSTIKEIDKIKAELKWYNLIKKVLYSSVKTQNEVLLDELLNRK is encoded by the coding sequence TTGAAAGGTAAAATGATAAATGCAAATAAAATAAACGATATGGAAATGTTTAATATTAAAAACCAAGCTAAAGTAGCTATGTTACTTCAAAAAATTGGTAAAGGAAAAAGAAAAGTTGAAATAAGTCTTTCAAAAAATTCACAAAAATATTTAGATCAAATGATAGATGAACTAAAAAAACAAATGAATCAATACAAAGCTCAAATGGGAAATATTTTTGAATTTCTTGACTACTTAAAAAAACAAGTCCATGTTGAAAAAGGTCAAAAAAGAGAAAAACAAAAAAAAGTTTTACTTTCTTATGAAGAACAAGATTATCTTGTTATGCAAGCAAAATCTACTATAAAAGAAATAGATAAAATTAAAGCTGAATTAAAATGGTATAATCTTATAAAAAAAGTACTTTATTCTTCTGTAAAAACTCAAAATGAGGTTTTACTTGATGAATTGCTTAATCGTAAATAA
- a CDS encoding GspE/PulE family protein, with product MINNILNKDIANSNVFINKNTIKIVNDIIDNAILQKASDIHILDYYGKCIVEYRVDGILKRLEDNSYISSEIIARIKIMAKMNVAEKRLTQDGSISYNNFDLRVCVIPTISGESAVIRILNSRLDDISLKSLGFNEKNIDLILNGINKPYGLVLITGPTGSGKSTTLLSLTKMLNNGKRKIISIEDPVENKVQGIIQVQINENIGLDFPTVLRSSLRADPDIIIVGEIRDEITAEIAIRASLTGHLVLATLHTNDSISTFVRLIDMKIPKYLLLDSINLIISQRLLTKNDNKNIVNRLAINEALLMTSKVKDIFNKYNLKSEILSELKKIEFKTMEEDLNEKGYNL from the coding sequence ATGATAAACAATATATTAAATAAAGACATTGCTAATAGCAATGTCTTTATCAATAAAAATACAATTAAAATTGTAAATGATATTATAGATAATGCAATTTTACAAAAAGCAAGTGATATTCACATTTTAGATTACTACGGAAAATGTATTGTTGAATATAGGGTAGATGGTATTTTAAAAAGATTAGAAGATAATTCATATATTTCAAGCGAAATTATAGCTAGAATTAAAATTATGGCTAAAATGAATGTTGCTGAAAAAAGACTTACTCAAGATGGAAGTATAAGTTACAATAACTTTGATCTAAGGGTTTGTGTAATACCTACCATAAGTGGTGAAAGTGCTGTAATTCGTATATTAAACAGTAGACTTGATGATATATCACTAAAAAGTTTAGGTTTTAATGAAAAAAATATTGATTTAATTTTAAATGGCATAAACAAACCATATGGCTTAGTATTAATTACTGGTCCTACCGGTAGTGGTAAATCTACAACACTATTATCACTTACTAAAATGTTAAATAATGGAAAAAGAAAAATAATATCAATAGAAGATCCTGTTGAAAATAAGGTACAAGGTATAATTCAAGTTCAAATTAATGAAAATATAGGTCTTGATTTTCCTACTGTTCTTAGAAGTTCATTAAGAGCAGATCCTGATATAATAATTGTTGGAGAAATAAGAGATGAAATAACTGCTGAAATAGCTATAAGAGCCTCACTTACAGGTCATTTAGTTCTTGCAACTTTACATACAAATGACAGTATTTCAACTTTTGTAAGACTTATTGATATGAAAATTCCTAAATATTTACTTCTTGATTCTATAAACCTTATAATCTCACAAAGATTATTAACTAAAAATGATAATAAAAATATAGTTAATCGGCTTGCAATAAATGAAGCTTTACTTATGACAAGTAAAGTAAAAGACATTTTTAATAAATATAATTTAAAATCAGAAATTTTAAGTGAATTAAAAAAAATAGAATTTAAAACGATGGAGGAAGACTTAAATGAAAAAGGCTATAATTTATGA
- a CDS encoding HAD family hydrolase: MKKAIIYDFDKTIYNGETSIDFMIFFLKKKPILIFKFLFFSFLILFNLNSLTKTKNLFFKVLKNYNLKEDIKEFWEKNKNKFFSYFKDEIEKNKKEADILILISASPDFLLQDIYKDLGFDILIATKYEKYTMISKNCKNQEKLNRLKLLGDFDVIAFYSDSISDKPLYDIAKRKYTINKKGEVLEGLPNKTKWIDKWI; this comes from the coding sequence ATGAAAAAGGCTATAATTTATGATTTTGATAAAACTATATATAATGGCGAAACTTCCATTGATTTTATGATATTCTTTTTAAAAAAGAAGCCAATTCTTATTTTCAAATTTTTATTCTTTTCTTTCCTTATTTTATTTAATTTAAATTCATTAACAAAAACTAAAAATCTTTTTTTTAAAGTTTTAAAAAATTATAATTTAAAAGAAGACATAAAAGAATTTTGGGAGAAAAATAAAAATAAATTTTTTTCATATTTTAAAGACGAAATAGAAAAAAATAAAAAAGAAGCTGATATACTAATATTAATTTCAGCATCACCTGACTTTTTATTACAAGACATATACAAAGATTTAGGATTTGATATATTAATTGCTACAAAATATGAAAAATATACTATGATATCTAAAAATTGTAAAAATCAAGAAAAATTAAATAGACTAAAACTTTTAGGCGATTTTGATGTAATTGCTTTCTATTCAGATAGTATTTCAGATAAACCTTTATACGATATAGCCAAAAGAAAATATACAATTAATAAAAAAGGAGAAGTTTTAGAAGGCTTACCTAATAAAACTAAATGGATAGATAAATGGATATAA